A stretch of DNA from Odocoileus virginianus isolate 20LAN1187 ecotype Illinois chromosome 7, Ovbor_1.2, whole genome shotgun sequence:
CTcgatgctgttgttgttgaggtACAGGTGCTCCAGCCTGCTGCTGATGGTGGGCACACTGCTGATCCTGTTGTGCGACAGGTGCAGCACCAGCAGGTTGGAGATGTTGAACGAGTTCTTGGGGAGGCCCCGGTCCGAGAGCTGGTTGTAGTTGAGGCGGATGAAGGCCAGGTTGGGGAAGCCCTTGAAGTACCCGCTGGGGATGGCCTCGATTCTGTTGCTGTCCAGGTAGAGCTGGTGGATGGCGGCGGGTACCTTGGGGGGCATCTTCCTCAAGGTGTTGTGGGCCAGATTGAGCTGCATGAGGTTCTTGAGGCCCTGAAAGGTGTCGGGCTTGAAGACGCCATCGCTCAGCTTGTTGTGCTGCAGGTCCAGCAGCAGCAGGTTCTCCAGCTTGCTGAAGACCCCGGGCGGGATCCTGGAGATCTGGTTCTGGCTCAGCCTCAGCTGCTCCAAGTTCCGGGGCAGTGCCGCGGGCACCTCTTCGAGCTGGTTCTTCTCCATGTAGAGGAACACCAGGCTGGGGAGTTTCTCCAGCACCCTCTGGTCCAGCTTTCGAATCCGGTTGTTGTCCAGGTTGATCCACCTCAGGCCCGTGGCGTTCTTGAAGGACTCCACTGGGAGCTCAGTGATGAAGTTGTTCTGGAGATAGAGGTAATGGATGCGGGATGGGATGACGGGGACCTTTCGGAGGTTGCGACTGTCACAGTAGAGGGCGGATGGGAAGTCAGGGGGGCAGTAGCACTCCCGGGGACAGTCAGGAAAGACGGATGGGGGGCCTGGGGGGAGCGGGGGAGGCAGGTCTGTAGGCTCCGTTGGCTCATCGGGCTGCGGAAAGCTGGGTGTGGGCCTGAGTCTGGGTCTGGGCCGGGTCCTCGGTCTGGGTCTCGGTCGTCTTGTTGGCTGGCCTTGGGCCGCTGAGGCCAAGATGAGGAGAAGTGTGAGGAGCCAGCAGAGGGATGACCTCATGATCCAGGCGATGCACCTGTGGGGAGGAACGCGGAAGGTCATCGGCCTGCTGGGCCTCGGTCAAAAGAGCGCGTGTCTTTGCAGCTGGAACTGGCCGGGATGGCTCGGGGAGCTGCGGGAGGGACCTGTGGAAGCATCTCCTTGCTGGCCTGTATCCAGCAGGTGAGAAAGCAGCAGGGGTTTGAGTGTCTGGCTCCCTGTCGCAGAGGCCCAGCTGCTGATGTGCTAGAGTGTCAGCCATCTTGGCAAAATGCACTCTGAGCTACGAATCAGGAGCCCCAGGGTTTCTTGGAGAACACCCTTAACCACTCTAGTCCTCATCATGAGAAAATCATCTCTCCCCTTATAGGAGGGACGTGAGGATATGTGAGCCGTAGAGTCCTGGGGTATTACATCTAGAAGGGTCCTTACTGGTTCCATagctcagtggttttcaaactgtgcCCCATTTCTGTGGAGTCCGCCTGAGGGAGGGAGACTAAGGGGATGGCCTTGGGGGACCCCGCAACTCACCCCTGTGCCAACCTGAGGAGCTCTGTGGTTTTAAAATCTGCTACACATATTAAGGGTTAGCTGAAGcatccatttgaaaaaaaatgtagcatTGCTAAAACTGTTTTGAAATTCACAGAGTCCAGACTCAACTATCTATAAAAATTGAGTACTGGAGGGGAGCAGTAGCTTGTCAAGGCCAGG
This window harbors:
- the PRELP gene encoding prolargin → MRSSLCWLLTLLLILASAAQGQPTRRPRPRPRTRPRPRLRPTPSFPQPDEPTEPTDLPPPLPPGPPSVFPDCPRECYCPPDFPSALYCDSRNLRKVPVIPSRIHYLYLQNNFITELPVESFKNATGLRWINLDNNRIRKLDQRVLEKLPSLVFLYMEKNQLEEVPAALPRNLEQLRLSQNQISRIPPGVFSKLENLLLLDLQHNKLSDGVFKPDTFQGLKNLMQLNLAHNTLRKMPPKVPAAIHQLYLDSNRIEAIPSGYFKGFPNLAFIRLNYNQLSDRGLPKNSFNISNLLVLHLSHNRISSVPTISSRLEHLYLNNNSIEKINGTQICPNNLVAFHDFSSDLEHVPHLRYLRLDGNYLKPPIPLDLMMCFRLLQSVVI